The following coding sequences are from one Thermoproteales archaeon window:
- a CDS encoding MBL fold metallo-hydrolase, whose protein sequence is MAGIVVKWLGHASFQITTTDGKNIYIDPYEGEYADKADIILVTHSHFDHCDTSKIGRIRKDTTVIIAPEDCASKIGGNVKVLKPGDKVTIDNITVEAVHSYNVRRFRSPGNPFHPKGFGLGYLITIGDKTIYHAGDTDFIPEMKELKDRRISLALLPSGGTYTMDNPEAAEAAIAINPEAVIPMHRWDTNPEEFRRKVEASSRIKVVLLNPGETYEL, encoded by the coding sequence ATGGCGGGTATTGTAGTTAAGTGGCTTGGTCATGCTAGTTTCCAAATTACAACCACTGATGGAAAGAATATTTATATAGACCCGTATGAGGGGGAGTACGCTGATAAAGCAGACATAATTTTGGTAACACATTCACATTTCGACCACTGCGATACATCAAAAATCGGAAGAATACGTAAGGATACTACAGTAATTATTGCACCTGAAGATTGCGCATCAAAAATAGGCGGTAATGTAAAGGTTCTAAAACCAGGAGATAAAGTAACCATTGATAATATAACGGTTGAAGCCGTCCACTCATACAATGTCAGACGGTTTAGGTCTCCTGGAAATCCATTCCATCCAAAAGGCTTCGGCCTAGGATACCTCATAACTATAGGCGATAAAACAATCTATCATGCAGGAGATACAGATTTTATTCCCGAAATGAAGGAGCTTAAGGATAGGAGAATCTCTCTGGCTTTACTCCCAAGCGGTGGAACCTACACTATGGATAATCCGGAGGCAGCTGAGGCAGCTATAGCTATAAACCCGGAGGCAGTCATACCAATGCATAGATGGGACACGAATCCAGAGGAATTTAGGAGAAAAGTTGAAGCCTCATCAAGAATTAAAGTTGTTTTACTCAATCCTGGAGAAACGTACGAGCTCTAA